One window from the genome of Oryza glaberrima chromosome 3, OglaRS2, whole genome shotgun sequence encodes:
- the LOC127766632 gene encoding beta-fructofuranosidase, insoluble isoenzyme 3-like, with translation MWVRTCALLYSLLVLVSSLPATEASHRIIFPNLQSVEVEPENVDDTLRSGFHFQPPKHWINDPNGVMYYKGVYHLFYQYNPEAAVWGNIVWAHAVSRDLVNWVMLDPAIYPTAPFDENGCWSGSATVLPDGTPAIMYTGIDADGQQVQNVAYPRDASDPYLREWVKPSYNPVIAPDAGVNATAFRDPTTAWRGPDGVWRLVVGTKDNHRGIAALYRSRDFQRWAPAPRRALHSGDTGMWECPDFYPVVTSHGVGGGGGVKVKHVLKVSLDLKRYEYYTFGEYDHAADAYVPDAALADGDDGLRYDYGNFYASKTFLDTARHRRVLWGWTNESDSAADDVRKGWVGVQAIPRKVWLAPDGKQLMQWPVAEIESLRGNHVNVTDKLVRGGGGGNYFEVSGLATPAQVDVEATFQVMDLDKAEPFDPAWRGADAQAVCAARGADARGGVGPFGLWVLASDELKERTAVFFSVFKRDDADVARVGGGKKHVVLMCNDPSRSSYAEQLYKPTYAGFVDVDIAPTGKISLRTLIDHSVVESFGGHGKTAILARVYPTKAVGDKARLFVFNNGESDVKVTNLNAYDMGSAKITTDA, from the exons ATGTGGGTTCGGACGTGCGCCTTGCTCTACTCGCTGCTGGTACTGGTTTCATCGCTGCCCGCGACGGAAGCTTCTCATCGCATCATCTTCCCCAACCTCCAGTCCGTCGAGGTTGAGCCCGAGAACGTCGACGACACGCTGCGCTCCGGATTCCACTTCCAGCCTCCCAAACACTGGATAAACG ATCCCAATGGCGTAATGTATTATAAGGGCGTGTATCACCTCTTCTACCAGTACAACCCCGAGGCGGCGGTGTGGGGCAACATCGTGTGGGCGCACGCCGTGTCGAGGGACCTTGTCAACTGGGTAATGCTCGATCCGGCGATCTACCCGACGGCGCCGTTCGACGAGAACGGCTGCTGGTCGGGCTCCGCCACCGTGCTGCCGGACGGCACGCCGGCGATCATGTACACGGGGATCGACGCCGACGGCCAGCAGGTGCAGAACGTGGCCTACCCCAGGGACGCCTCCGACCCTTACCTCCGGGAGTGGGTCAAGCCAAGCTACAACCCCGTCATCGCGCCCGACGCCGGCGTCAACGCCACCGCGTTCCGCGAcccgacgacggcgtggcgggGGCCCGACGGCGTGTGGCGGCTGGTGGTCGGCACCAAGGACAACCACCGCGGCATCGCCGCGCTGTACCGCAGCCGCGACTTCCAGCGCTGGGCgcccgcgccacgccgcgcgctGCACTCCGGCGACACCGGCATGTGGGAGTGCCCGGACTTCTACCCCGTCGTCACCTcccacggcgtcggcggcggcggcggcgtgaaggTGAAGCACGTGCTCAAGGTCAGCCTCGACCTGAAGAGGTACGAGTACTACACGTTCGGGGAGTATGACCACGCCGCTGACGCGTACGTGCCGGACGCGgcgctcgccgacggcgacgacgggctCCGCTACGACTACGGCAACTTCTACGCGTCCAAGACGTTCCTCGACACGGCGAGGCACCGCCGCGTGCTGTGGGGCTGGACCAACGAGTCGGACTCCGCTGCCGACGACGTCCGCAAGGGCTGGGTCGGCGTGCAGGCGATCCCGAGGAAGGTCTGGCTGGCGCCCGACGGCAAGCAGCTGATGCAGTGGCCGGTCGCCGAGATCGAGTCCCTCCGCGGCAACCACGTCAACGTCACGGACAAGCTCgtcaggggcggcggcggcgggaactaCTTCGAGGTGTCCGGGCTCGCCACGCCGGCGCAGGTGGACGTGGAGGCGACGTTCCAGGTGATGGACCTCGACAAGGCTGAGCCGTTCGAcccggcgtggcgcggcgccgACGCGCAGGCGGTgtgcgcggcgcgcggcgcggacgCCAGGGGCGGCGTCGGCCCGTTCGGCCTGTGGGTGCTCGCCTCCGACGAGCTCAAGGAGAGGACGGCCGTGTTCTTCAGCGTGTTCAAgcgcgacgacgccgacgttgcccgcgtcggcggcggcaagaagcACGTCGTCCTCATGTGCAACGACCCGTCCAGGTCGTCGTACGCCGAGCAACTCTACAAGCCAACGTACGCCGGCTTCGTCGACGTCGACATCGCCCCCACCGGCAAGATTTCCCTACGAACTCTG ATTGATCACTCGGTGGTGGAGAGCTTCGGAGGGCACGGGAAGACGGCGATCCTGGCAAGGGTGTACCCGACCAAGGCCGTCGGCGACAAGGCGCGCCTCTTCGTGTTCAACAACGGCGAGTCGGACGTCAAGGTCACCAACCTGAACGCGTACGACATGGGCTCGGCCAAGATCACAACAGATGCATGA